In Populus alba chromosome 1, ASM523922v2, whole genome shotgun sequence, a single window of DNA contains:
- the LOC118047087 gene encoding molybdopterin synthase catalytic subunit, with amino-acid sequence MATEEKTLVEILEENNLIDLAKYVNYVSASQAGAIATFSGTTRDTFEGKTVVELRYEAYVPMAIRQMKSICSSARSSWDIHSIAVAHRLGTVPVGEMSVFIAVSAVHRADALDACKYLIDELKASVPIWKKEVYSNGEVWKENSEFMDRKLELGKTNGSCCRRNVKVETHGTKSCCGAKVKVADGAAAEISTSDAGTEETI; translated from the coding sequence ATGGCCACTGAAGAGAAAACTCTAGTTGAAATATTAGAAGAAAACAACCTCATTGATCTTGCCAAATATGTAAACTATGTCAGTGCTTCACAGGCTGGTGCCATAGCAACATTTTCAGGTACAACACGTGACACCTTTGAGGGCAAAACAGTAGTGGAGCTAAGATATGAAGCATATGTACCAATGGCAATACGCCAGATGAAATCCATCTGTTCATCTGCTAGATCATCCTGGGATATCCACTCCATTGCTGTTGCACACCGGCTGGGTACAGTTCCAGTTGGAGAAATGAGTGTCTTCATTGCTGTATCGGCTGTTCATCGTGCTGATGCCCTGGATGCTTGTAAGTATTTGATTGATGAGCTAAAGGCATCTGTTCCAATATGGAAGAAGGAGGTTTATTCTAATGGAGAAGTTTGGAAGGAGAATTCAGAGTTTATGGATAGAAAGCTGGAGCTAGGGAAAACAAATGGGAGCTGTTGCAGAAGAAATGTCAAGGTTGAGACACATGGCACAAAGAGTTGCTGTGGAGCTAAGGTCAAAGTGGCTGATGGAGCGGCAGCAGAGATTAGCACCAGTGATGCTGGTACTGAAGAAACAATCTAG
- the LOC118047110 gene encoding cytochrome P450 71B36 translates to MACLDPLIMWSLPLVLFVSPLMFLLIRKKQNKQQIPPTPPRLPIIGNLHQLGDLSHRSLWQLPKKYGPVMLLKLGAVPTVVISSAEAAKEVLKTNDLHACSRPLLAGTGRISYNYSDVSFTPYGDYWRKVPKICVLELCSARRVQSFLFIREEEVALLIGHHLCIFFSATPVYLSEKILSFTVNITCRAAFGKSFQEIRGFDGKRFEEVIREASAILASFSAGDFFPKDGWIIERLAGLLHSRLERSFRELDVLYRRVIDDHIKLEEEQEDIVGGPLKLWRDQAELGIVMLIVDQFLTFPSMLDGYTSREDIAYSIT, encoded by the exons ATGGCTTGTCTTGATCCCCTAATTATGTGGTCGCTTCCTCTTGTGCTGTTTGTCTCCCCGTTAATGTTTCTCCTAATAAGAAAGAAACAGAACAAGCAGCAGATCCCTCCAACGCCTCCCAGGCTTCCAATTATAGGTAACTTGCACCAACTTGGAGACTTGTCTCATCGATCTTTATGGCAACTCCCCAAGAAATACGGTCCTGTCATGCTTCTTAAACTTGGTGCTGTACCAACAGTGGTTATCTCCTCAGCCGAGGCTGCAAAAGAGGTCTTGAAAACTAATGATCTACATGCTTGCAGTAGACCTCTCTTGGCCGGCACTGGGAGGATATCTTACAACTATTCTGATGTATCCTTCACACCCTATGGAGATTATTGGAGGAAGGTGCCAAAGATTTGTGTTCTTGAACTCTGCAGTGCCAGGAGGGTGCAGTCATTTCTGTTCATAAGAGAAGAGGAGGTTGCTTTGTTAATTGGACACCATCTCTGCATATTCTTTTCAGCAACCCCTGTTTACCTCAGTGAAAAGATTTTGTCTTTCACTGTAAACATTACTTGTAGGGCAGCTTTTGGAAAGAGTTTTCAAGAGATCAGAGGGTTCGATGGAAAAAGATTTGAAGAAGTAATTCGTGAAGCCTCTGCAATATTGGCAAGCTTCTCTGCCGGTGATTTCTTTCCCAAAGACGGTTGGATTATAGAAAGACTCGCAGGTCTCCTCCATTCAAGACTTGAAAGAAGTTTTCGGGAACTGGATGTTTTATACCGAAGAGTTATAGATGATCACATCAAATTAGAGGAGGAACAAGAAGATATTGTTGGTGGTCCGCTGAAATTATGGAGAGATCAAGCTGAATTGG GGATTGTGATGCTCATTGTGGATCAGTTTTTGACATTTCCATCTATGTTGGATGGATACACTTCTCGTGAAGATATTGCTTATTCAATTACATGA
- the LOC118047096 gene encoding stomatal closure-related actin-binding protein 1 isoform X1 produces MTRVTRDFGDTMQKDAVLAVSADVAFASSRFPNYKIGATNQILDAKDDPKVLSMKEVVARETALLLEQQKRLSVRDLASKFEKGLAAAAKLSEEARLREAASLEKHVLLKKLRDALESLKGRVAGRNKDDVEEAIAMVEALAVQLTQREGELIQEKSEVKKLANFLKQASEDAKKLVDEERAYARAEIESARATVQRVEEALQEHERMSRALGKQDLEELMKEVQEARRIKMLHQPSKVMDMEHELRALRMQLAEKSKCSLQLQKELARSRRGEQSIFHLFELDGSEALGSCLRINPCSDNAPELSECSIQWYRLSSEDVEKALISGATKPVYAPEPFDVGRVLQAEIISDGQQFTLTTTCAIDPAAGLGSYVEALVRKHDVEFNVVVTQMNGLDHTSESIHVLHVGKMRMKLRKGKSTIAKEYYSTSMQLCGVRGGGNAAAQALFWQAKKGVSFVLAFESARERNAAIMLARRFAFDCNIMLAGPDDRAPLGS; encoded by the exons ATGACTAGGGTAACCCGTGATTTTGGAGATACTATGCAAAAAGATGCTGTCCTAGCTGTATCAGCAGATGTTGCATTTGCTTCTAGTCGGTTTCCTAATTACAAAATTGGAGCTACCAATCAGATTCTGGACGCAAAAGATGACCCCAAAGTATTGTCCATGAAGGAGGTTGTGGCACGCGAGACTGCTTTGCTTTTGGAACAGCAGAAACGCCTCTCTGTCCGTGACCTTGCCAGTAAATTTGAAAAGGGATTGGCTGCTGCTGCTAAGTTGTCAGAAGAG GCTAGGCTCAGAGAGGCTGCTTCTTTAGAGAAACATGTCCTATTGAAGAAGCTTAGGGATGCGCTAGAATCATTAAAAGGACGTGTGGCAGGTAGAAACAAGGATGACGTGGAGGAAGCTATTGCCATG GTGGAAGCTTTAGCGGTTCAGCTGACTCAGAGGGAAGGAGAGTTGATTCAAGAAAAATCAGAAGTAAAGAAGCTAGCAAATTTTCTTAAGCAG GCTTCAGAAGATGCCAAGAAACTTGTCGATGAGGAAAGAGCTTATGCTCGTGCTGAAATTGAGAGTGCCAGAGCAACAGTTCAGAGGGTGGAAGAAGCTCTTCAGGAACATGAACGAATGTCTCGAGCTTTGGGGAAGCAG GACTTGGAAGAATTAATGAAGGAGGTTCAAGAGGCTAGAAGGATCAAAATGCTGCATCAGCCAAGCAAG GTCATGGACATGGAACATGAGCTACGAGCATTGAGGATGCAACTTGCTGAGAAGTCTAAATGTTCTCTGCAGCTTCAGAAGGag CTTGCAAGGAGCAGGAGAGGCGAGCAGAGCATATTCCATTTATTTGAATTAGATGGTTCTGAAGCGTTAGGTTCATGTCTGCGGATCAATCCTTGCTCTGATAATGCTCCAGAACTTTCTGAATGTTCCATTCAGTGGTATCGTCTGTCATCTGAAGATGTCGAAAAGGCACTTATATCAG GAGCAACCAAACCAGTTTATGCTCCAGAGCCTTTTGATGTTGGGCGAGTCCTGCAAGCTGAAATAATTTCTGATGGCCAACAATTCACTTTGACCACTACTTGTGCCATTGATCCTG CTGCTGGTCTCGGAAGCTATGTAGAGGCACTTGTGCGAAAACATGATGTTGAATTCAAT GTAGTTGTTACCCAGATGAATGGGTTAGATCATACATCAGAATCTATTCATGTGCTTCATGTTGGAAAGATGAGGATGAAGCTTCGCAAAGGGAAGTCGACAATTGCTAAAGAGTACTACTCTACTTCAATGCAG CTGTGTGGAGTTAGAGGAGGTGGGAACGCTGCAGCTCAAGCATTGTTTTGGCAAGCAAAGAAAGGGGTTTCCTTTGTATTAGCATTTGAATCAGCAAGAGAGAGGAATGCAGCCATCATGCTTGCAAGGAGGTTTGCTTTTGATTGCAAT ATTATGCTCGCTGGGCCAGATGACAGAGCTCCTTTAGGAAGTTAA
- the LOC118047096 gene encoding stomatal closure-related actin-binding protein 1 isoform X2, with amino-acid sequence MTRVTRDFGDTMQKDAVLAVSADVAFASSRFPNYKIGATNQILDAKDDPKVLSMKEVVARETALLLEQQKRLSVRDLASKFEKGLAAAAKLSEEARLREAASLEKHVLLKKLRDALESLKGRVAGRNKDDVEEAIAMVEALAVQLTQREGELIQEKSEVKKLANFLKQASEDAKKLVDEERAYARAEIESARATVQRVEEALQEHERMSRALGKQDLEELMKEVQEARRIKMLHQPSKVMDMEHELRALRMQLAEKSKCSLQLQKELARSRRGEQSIFHLFELDGSEALGSCLRINPCSDNAPELSECSIQWYRLSSEDVEKALISGATKPVYAPEPFDVGRVLQAEIISDGQQFTLTTTCAIDPAAGLGSYVEALVRKHDVEFNVVVTQMNGLDHTSESIHVLHVGKMRMKLRKGKSTIAKEYYSTSMQDRRTHTPHICLERY; translated from the exons ATGACTAGGGTAACCCGTGATTTTGGAGATACTATGCAAAAAGATGCTGTCCTAGCTGTATCAGCAGATGTTGCATTTGCTTCTAGTCGGTTTCCTAATTACAAAATTGGAGCTACCAATCAGATTCTGGACGCAAAAGATGACCCCAAAGTATTGTCCATGAAGGAGGTTGTGGCACGCGAGACTGCTTTGCTTTTGGAACAGCAGAAACGCCTCTCTGTCCGTGACCTTGCCAGTAAATTTGAAAAGGGATTGGCTGCTGCTGCTAAGTTGTCAGAAGAG GCTAGGCTCAGAGAGGCTGCTTCTTTAGAGAAACATGTCCTATTGAAGAAGCTTAGGGATGCGCTAGAATCATTAAAAGGACGTGTGGCAGGTAGAAACAAGGATGACGTGGAGGAAGCTATTGCCATG GTGGAAGCTTTAGCGGTTCAGCTGACTCAGAGGGAAGGAGAGTTGATTCAAGAAAAATCAGAAGTAAAGAAGCTAGCAAATTTTCTTAAGCAG GCTTCAGAAGATGCCAAGAAACTTGTCGATGAGGAAAGAGCTTATGCTCGTGCTGAAATTGAGAGTGCCAGAGCAACAGTTCAGAGGGTGGAAGAAGCTCTTCAGGAACATGAACGAATGTCTCGAGCTTTGGGGAAGCAG GACTTGGAAGAATTAATGAAGGAGGTTCAAGAGGCTAGAAGGATCAAAATGCTGCATCAGCCAAGCAAG GTCATGGACATGGAACATGAGCTACGAGCATTGAGGATGCAACTTGCTGAGAAGTCTAAATGTTCTCTGCAGCTTCAGAAGGag CTTGCAAGGAGCAGGAGAGGCGAGCAGAGCATATTCCATTTATTTGAATTAGATGGTTCTGAAGCGTTAGGTTCATGTCTGCGGATCAATCCTTGCTCTGATAATGCTCCAGAACTTTCTGAATGTTCCATTCAGTGGTATCGTCTGTCATCTGAAGATGTCGAAAAGGCACTTATATCAG GAGCAACCAAACCAGTTTATGCTCCAGAGCCTTTTGATGTTGGGCGAGTCCTGCAAGCTGAAATAATTTCTGATGGCCAACAATTCACTTTGACCACTACTTGTGCCATTGATCCTG CTGCTGGTCTCGGAAGCTATGTAGAGGCACTTGTGCGAAAACATGATGTTGAATTCAAT GTAGTTGTTACCCAGATGAATGGGTTAGATCATACATCAGAATCTATTCATGTGCTTCATGTTGGAAAGATGAGGATGAAGCTTCGCAAAGGGAAGTCGACAATTGCTAAAGAGTACTACTCTACTTCAATGCAG GACAGACGCACACACACACCTCATATATGCCTAGAACGTTATTGA
- the LOC118047126 gene encoding uncharacterized protein, giving the protein MVGPPRKLLLPVILTSIGAVILLSLHQSTLTIPNPDFIPINTSIKTTNHQFTPQDFTFLIKVLAFNRLDSLSRCLNSLSAANYGGDTVHLHIHVDHFALTNESLNVIDNKLEESRKVLNFIDGFDWKFGNKVVHYRTNNVGLQAQWLEAWWPSSDHEFAFIVEDDLEVSPLFYIFVRGLIVNYYYNASNFSPSVYGASLQRPRFVPGKHGNKIHLDSETRLFLYQLVGTWGQILFPKPWKEFRLWYDLHKSKGIKPFLDGMVTNGWYKRMGERIWTPWFIKFIYSRGYFNIYTNFQHERALSVSHRDAGVNYGKTAGPDSQLLDGSSLDFNLLEMQPLSNLKWYDYCFREVLSGRVGRTLDEVGSILRTVQKDRSVLLVTILGESGTITRNMLCHLERLSIRNYILIGPGSDLLFDLARRGHPVIDADQFFNYLRAQRVMGFQHSSAELMKNVLVNAYVIKKCLEDGYDSLTVDANVLFLSKVQEFINPSSDLCAGKSLGFFFVRSSSSAQEIWADLLKKVAATIGKGSLQGESTNFVYFVVKFLEQNGAGILRVDEASIGIQIRANAFNQSSLEAGKKMVYWSTDTSLDLIQRRLQGLGLWVVDGDSSCTAVVCHES; this is encoded by the exons ATGGTAGGCCCACCAAGAAAGTTACTTCTTCCCGTCATTCTCACCTCCATTGGTGCCGTCATCCTGCTCTCCCTCCACCAATCCACTCTTACCATCCCTAACCCTGATTTCATCCCAATCAACACCTCAATCAAGACCACAAATCACCAATTCACTCCTCAAGATTTCACGTTCCTAATCAAAGTTCTTGCCTTTAACCGCCTAGACTCACTCTCCAGGTGCCTTAACTCCCTCTCCGCCGCCAACTACGGCGGAGACACTGTCCATCTCCACATCCACGTCGACCACTTTGCTCTCACCAATGAATCCCTAAACGTTATAGATAACAAACTTGAGGAATCGCGAAAAGTTTTGAACTTTATCGATGGGTTTGATTGGAAATTTGGAAACAAAGTTGTGCATTATAGGACTAATAATGTTGGGTTGCAAGCTCAATGGCTAGAAGCTTGGTGGCCAAGTTCAGATCATGAATTTGCGTTTATTGTGGAAGATGATTTGGAAGTTTCGCCGctgttttatatatttgtgaGGGGTTTGATTGTTAATTACTATTACAACGCGTCGAATTTTAGTCCTTCTGTCTATGGCGCTTCACTTCAGCGTCCAAGGTTTGTCCCAG GTaaacatggaaacaaaatacatttgGATAGTGAAACACGTCTTTTCTTGTACCAATTGGTTGGTACTTGGGGTCAGATTCTCTTTCCGAAACCTTGGAAAGAGTTTAGGTTGTGGTATGATCTGCACAAATCCAAGGGCATCAAGCCATTTCTTGATGGAATG GTGACAAATGGGTGGTACAAAAGGATGGGAGAAAGAATCTGGACTCCTTGGTTCATTAAATTCATCTACTCTAGAGGTTATTTTAATATCTACACAAATTTTCAGCATGAGAGAGCACTCAGTGTCTCTCACAGGGATGCTGGTGTTAACTATGGGAAAACTGCTGGACCTGACTCCCAATTACTGGACGGAAGTTCTCTTGACTTCAACTTACTGGAAATGCAACCACTGAGTAATCTGAAATGGTATGATTACTGCTTTAGAGAAGTTCTTTCTGGAAGGGTTGGAAGGACCTTGGATGAAGTTGGGTCTATTCTTCGGACTGTGCAGAAAGATCGGAGTGTTCTGCTTGTGACTATATTAGGGGAATCAGGCACAATCACGAGGAACATGCTTTGCCACTTGGAGAGGCTAAGTATAAGGAACTATATATTGATAGGCCCTGGGTCTGACCTTCTATTCGATCTTGCTAGAAGAGGGCATCCTGTGATTGATGCTGACCAGTTTTTCAATTATCTTAGAGCACAGAGAGTAATGGGATTTCAGCACTCCAGTGCAGAGCTGATGAAGAACGTTTTAGTGAATGCTTATGTAATCAAGAAGTGTTTAGAAGATGGGTATGATTCTTTGACAGTGGATGCAAACGTGCTTTTCCTCAGTAAAGTTCAAGAGTTCATTAATCCTTCCAGTGACTTGTGTGCTGGGAAGAGCTTGGGGTTTTTCTTTGTCAGGAGCTCTTCTTCTGCTCAAGAAATTTGGGCTGATCTCCTGAAGAAGGTAGCTGCCACAATAGGTAAGGGTTCGTTACAGGGAGAGAGCACAAATTTTGTATACTTTGTGGTGAAATTCTTGGAACAGAATGGTGCAGGAATTCTCAGGGTTGATGAGGCAAGCATTGGCATCCAGATTCGTGCCAATGCTTTTAACCAATCATCTTTGGAGGCTGGGAAGAAAATGGTTTATTGGTCTACAGACACGAGTCTGGATTTGATTCAAAGGCGGCTTCAAGGATTGGGTTTGTGGGTTGTAGATGGTGACTCTTCTTGCACTGCTGTTGTTTGTCATGAGTCATAA
- the LOC118047130 gene encoding tubulin beta-4 chain, translating to MREILHVQGGQCGNQIGSKFWEVVCAEHGIDPTGKYTGSSDLQLERVNVYYNEASCGRFVPRAVLMDLEPGTMDSVRTGPYGQIFRPDNFVFGQSGAGNNWAKGHYTEGAELIDSVLDVVRKEAENCDCLQGFQVCHSLGGGTGSGMGTLLISKIREEYPDRMMLTFSVFPSPKVSDTVVEPYNATLSVHQLVENADECMVLDNEALYDICFRTLKLTTPSFGDLNHLISATMSGVTCCLRFPGQLNSDLRKLAVNLIPFPRLHFFMVGFAPLTSRGSQQYRALTVPELTQQMWDSKNMMCAADPRHGRYLTASAMFRGKMSTKEVDEQMINVQNKNSSYFVEWIPNNVKSSVCDIPPIGLAMASTFIGNSTSIQEMFRRVSEQFTAMFRRKAFLHWYTGEGMDEMEFTEAESNMNDLVSEYQQYQDATAEDDIDYEDEEEEEAAEM from the exons atgagagaaatccTTCACGTTCAAGGAGGACAATGCGGTAACCAAATCGGTTCCAAGTTCTGGGAGGTTGTTTGCGCTGAGCATGGAATTGATCCCACTGGAAAATACACTGGATCCTCTGACCTTCAATTGGAGCGTGTCAATGTTTATTACAATGAGGCCTCATGCGGACGATTTGTCCCTCGCGCTGTGCTTATGGATCTTGAGCCTGGTACTATGGACAGTGTGAGGACTGGTCCCTATGGCCAGATCTTTAGGCCTGATAACTTTGTGTTTGGACAGTCTGGCGCTGGAAACAACTGGGCCAAGGGTCATTATACTGAGGGTGCGGAGTTGATTGATTCGGTTCTTGATGTTGTGAGGAAGGAGGCGGAGAATTGTGACTGTCTTCAAG GATTTCAAGTTTGCCACTCACTCGGTGGAGGAACTGGTTCTGGGATGGGGACTCTTCTGATTTCTAAGATCAGAGAGGAATACCCTGATAGAATGATGCTCACTTTCTCTGTGTTTCCATCACCCAAGGTTTCTGATACTGTTGTGGAGCCATATAACGCCACCCTTTCTGTTCATCAGTTGGTTGAGAACGCTGATGAGTGTATGGTGCTTGACAATGAGGCCTTGTATGATATTTGCTTCAGGACTCTCAAGTTGACTACTCCTAGCT TTGGTGACCTCAATCATCTGATTTCTGCAACAATGAGTGGTGTCACTTGCTGCCTGAGGTTTCCTGGGCAGCTTAACTCTGATCTTAGGAAGCTTGCAGTGAACCTCATCCCCTTCCCCCGTTTGCACTTCTTCATGGTTGGATTTGCTCCTCTGACTTCACGTGGTTCTCAGCAGTACCGGGCACTAACTGTCCCAGAACTCACCCAGCAGATGTGGGATTCCAAGAACATGATGTGCGCTGCAGACCCACGCCATGGTCGCTATCTGACTGCCTCAGCCATGTTCAGGGGTAAGATGAGCACCAAAGAAGTTGATGAACAGATGATCAATGTCCAAAACAAGAATTCATCCTACTTTGTGGAATGGATTCCAAACAATGTCAAGTCCAGCGTGTGTGATATTCCTCCAATAGGGCTTGCAATGGCATCCACCTTCATCGGAAACTCAACCTCCATCCAGGAGATGTTCAGGCGTGTGAGCGAGCAATTCACAGCTATGTTCAGGAGGAAGGCTTTCTTGCACTGGTACACGGGGGAAGGCATGGATGAGATGGAGTTCACCGAGGCTGAAAGCAACATGAATGACCTCGTGTCTGAATATCAGCAATACCAGGATGCAACTGCTGAGGATGATATTGACTACGAGGatgaggaggaagaagaggcTGCTGAGATGTAA
- the LOC118047131 gene encoding tubulin beta-4 chain — MREILHIQGGQCGNQIGSKFWEVVCAEHGIDPTGKYTGSSDLQLERVNVYYNEASCGRFVPRAVLMDLEPGTMDSVRTGPYGQIFRPDNFVFGQSGAGNNWAKGHYTEGAELIDSVLDVVRKEAENCDCLQGFQVCHSLGGGTGSGMGTLLISKIREEYPDRMMLTFSVFPSPKVSDTVVEPYNATLSVHQLVENADECMVLDNEALYDICFRTLKLTTPSFGDLNHLISATMSGVTCCLRFPGQLNSDLRKLAVNLIPFPRLHFFMVGFAPLTSRGSQQYRSLTVPELTQQMWDSKNMMCAADPRHGRYLTASAMFRGKMSTKEVDEQMMNVQNKNSSYFVEWIPNNVKSSVCDIPPIGLAMASTFIGNSTSIQEMFRRVSEQFTAMFRRKAFLHWYTGEGMDEMEFTEAESNMNDLVSEYQQYQDATVDEELEYEDEEEEEAA, encoded by the exons atgagagaaatccTTCACATTCAAGGAGGACAGTGCGGTAACCAAATCGGCTCCAAGTTTTGGGAGGTTGTTTGCGCTGAGCATGGAATTGATCCCACTGGAAAATACACTGGATCCTCTGACCTTCAATTGGAGCGCGTCAATGTTTATTACAATGAGGCCTCGTGCGGACGATTTGTCCCTCGCGCTGTGCTTATGGATCTTGAGCCTGGTACTATGGACAGTGTGAGGACTGGTCCCTATGGCCAGATCTTTAGGCCTGATAACTTTGTGTTTGGACAGTCTGGCGCTGGAAACAACTGGGCCAAGGGTCATTATACTGAGGGTGCGGAGTTGATTGATTCGGTTCTTGATGTTGTGAGGAAGGAGGCGGAGAATTGTGACTGTCTTCAAG GATTTCAAGTTTGCCACTCACTCGGTGGAGGAACTGGTTCTGGGATGGGGACTCTTTTGATTTCTAAGATCAGAGAGGAATACCCTGATAGAATGATGCTCACTTTCTCTGTGTTTCCATCACCCAAGGTTTCTGATACTGTTGTGGAGCCATATAATGCCACCCTTTCTGTTCATCAGTTGGTTGAGAACGCTGATGAGTGTATGGTGCTTGACAATGAGGCCTTGTATGATATTTGCTTCAGGACTCTCAAGTTGACTACTCCTAGCT TTGGTGACCTGAACCATCTGATCTCTGCAACAATGAGTGGGGTTACCTGCTGCCTCAGGTTCCCTGGCCAGCTCAATTCTGATCTTAGGAAGCTTGCTGTGAACCTTATCCCCTTCCCCCGCCTGCACTTCTTTATGGTTGGATTTGCTCCTCTTACCTCTCGTGGCTCTCAGCAGTACAGGTCACTTACTGTCCCAGAACTCACCCAGCAGATGTGGGATTCCAAGAACATGATGTGCGCCGCAGACCCACGCCACGGTCGCTATCTGACTGCCTCCGCCATGTTCAGGGGCAAGATGAGCACTAAAGAAGTTGATGAACAAATGATGAATGTCCAAAACAAGAATTCCTCCTACTTTGTTGAGTGGATTCCAAACAATGTCAAGTCCAGCGTGTGTGATATTCCTCCAATAGGGCTTGCAATGGCATCCACCTTCATCGGAAACTCAACCTCCATCCAGGAGATGTTCAGGCGTGTGAGCGAGCAATTCACAGCTATGTTCAGGAGGAAGGCTTTCTTGCACTGGTACACCGGGGAAGGCATGGATGAGATGGAGTTCACCGAGGCTGAAAGCAACATGAATGACCTCGTGTCTGAATATCAGCAGTACCAGGATGCAACCGTTGATGAAGAACTTGAGTACgaggatgaggaggaggaagaggctGCCTAG